One region of Bacteroidales bacterium genomic DNA includes:
- a CDS encoding beta-lactamase family protein produces MKTSWLFLLPVLILSMCTAPSLNEKKEAPQHFSLAVNVSDEGFDPVRLARIDSLCEHAIQNNILPNVVTFVARHGKIVHYKAFGFRNREKNIPVQKDDIFRLASMSKAIVTVALMSLYEEGKFLLDDPLAKYIPAFSNMKVMENFNPQKGTFTTRPAKGPITIRHLLMHTSGIHYGNLSGNDLYEKAGIPVLHSKDSLTIAQVVDRLAAQPLAHDPGAGWTYGLNTDVIGRLVEIFSGKPLDVALKERIFDPLGMKDTWFYLPEKDYSRFVTLYGKEHADSALKLSENDLFQTYAVSGAKTYFSGGAGLVGPIEDYARFCQMLLNRGTFNGKRILSRKTIDIMTMNQIGDFGVWGGENKFGLGFEIMTENFNRHLLGSVGSFKWGGMYYTDYLIDPKEDLIFLFYTNVFPYAGPDLHQYFRVLVYQALAD; encoded by the coding sequence ATGAAAACTTCCTGGCTTTTTCTGCTTCCGGTTTTGATTTTATCAATGTGTACCGCCCCTTCACTGAACGAAAAAAAAGAAGCTCCACAGCATTTTTCCCTGGCTGTCAATGTTTCTGACGAAGGTTTCGACCCGGTGCGCCTGGCACGGATCGATTCGTTGTGTGAACATGCCATACAGAATAACATTCTTCCCAATGTTGTTACGTTTGTGGCACGTCATGGCAAAATTGTTCATTATAAAGCGTTTGGCTTCCGGAACAGGGAAAAGAATATTCCGGTACAGAAGGATGATATCTTCCGGCTCGCTTCCATGAGCAAAGCCATCGTTACCGTGGCCCTGATGTCATTGTATGAAGAAGGAAAGTTCCTTCTCGATGATCCCCTGGCCAAATACATCCCGGCCTTCAGCAACATGAAGGTAATGGAGAATTTCAATCCGCAAAAGGGAACTTTTACCACGCGCCCGGCCAAAGGGCCGATAACGATCCGGCATCTGCTAATGCATACATCCGGAATTCATTATGGTAATCTTTCAGGAAATGACCTTTATGAGAAGGCCGGAATTCCAGTGTTGCATTCCAAAGACAGTTTGACCATTGCCCAGGTGGTTGACAGGCTTGCAGCCCAGCCGCTTGCTCATGACCCGGGGGCCGGATGGACATATGGCCTGAATACCGATGTAATTGGCCGGCTGGTGGAGATATTTTCAGGGAAACCGCTGGACGTTGCATTAAAAGAAAGAATCTTTGATCCGCTCGGGATGAAAGACACCTGGTTTTACCTGCCGGAAAAAGATTATTCGCGGTTTGTTACGCTCTATGGAAAAGAACATGCCGACAGTGCTCTGAAATTGTCAGAAAATGATTTATTCCAGACCTATGCTGTTTCCGGGGCAAAAACCTATTTTTCAGGAGGAGCCGGCCTGGTGGGACCCATTGAGGATTATGCCCGCTTCTGCCAGATGCTCCTGAACAGGGGTACATTTAACGGAAAACGGATTCTGAGCCGCAAAACCATTGATATAATGACCATGAACCAGATTGGCGATTTCGGAGTGTGGGGCGGGGAAAACAAATTCGGACTAGGATTTGAAATTATGACCGAAAATTTCAATCGTCACCTTTTGGGAAGCGTGGGTTCGTTCAAATGGGGCGGTATGTATTATACCGATTACCTGATTGATCCGAAGGAGGATCTGATTTTCCTGTTTTACACAAATGTATTTCCGTATGCGGGACCTGACCTGCATCAATATTTCAGAGTTCTGGTTTATCAGGCCCTTGCCGATTAA